The DNA region AAAGTAACCCTGACTCCTTTATTTGACATGTACATCAAGGTAAGTAATCTCAAAGCTATCTCAagattcatttaaaataatgaaattgcTTGGTGACAAGGTCATACATACGTTTCAATGATCATGGCTTACATAGCCGGAATGATCAACCATTTATAGAATTTATTGACAGAAATATAAGCTAAAGAAATTTTTGCGGGAATGCAAGCTTAGAAAGCACGTAGTTGCAGGAATTGAATTAACACACGTGTATGCTTTTCGAGGAATATGTTACACCTTAGACACGTGCATGCATGTACTTTAGTCGAAACATCCGTTACCCAATTATTtgtggcaaaaatttgtgttagacggtctcacatgtcgtattttgtaagacgtatCTCTTATATTGGGTCATccgttaaaaaaaatattatttttatgctaagagtattactttttattgtgaatatcagtaagaTTATTCGTGACTCCGACTTCCATAAATAATTGATTAATCCACCACCACCGAAAGACTTGCTTATAAAATGGAGACCATTTGTCTATATACCAAGcaaaaaaataacacaaaactaagtaaatcaaaacacaagtaATTTACTGCAGCATCTCACAAAGGTTTTCTAAGTCTTTATACTTTTTCAACACTTTTGCTTCTGTTAGATTTATGACAACAAATCCTTGGATTAAGGAAGTTTTTTAGCACCAATGAAGAAAAAATACAGAGAGTTGTTTAGCATATCAGCAGATGTATCACTGATTTTGCCGTTAATCCATCATGATAGGGTTTTCAACATTTGACACATCCAATTCTAGATCGTTCTGCACCTTGGTCAACCCGAAAAATGTACGTACCCAATGGAGCCCAGAagtttcatcgatgacatattctATATCACCACAGTCATCGGTCTCGCCAGTATACTAAAATCTTTAACAAACCTCTTGTAGAAGTTTGCAAGACCATGAAGGCTTCGAACTTACAAATAGtagtaggcgttggccaatctagAATAGCACTTACATTGTCCTCATCAACTTTGATATGATCTGGTTGAAATGGATGAGCCAGGTAAGGGGCTCCATCGGATCAAGTCAATAATTTTTAGTGTTtaggaatttgagtgaagataatggcttggattaacacctgcaaacaagaaagtaactcgtgaatgggcgccggaggagtgtctgacgtagccactccgatgcttaaatcagcaggtgaagaaggaagaacacaagcaatatatgTGATAATATATGTGTGCTTGAGAGTTCAAAGAttcagaatcattaaatgaGAAGTATacatgctatttatagtagaaaatggggtATGTACCTTGATTCcagtgccacctactaagtatggcaagtcggttGCCCATATTATAGCTTCTGATGccttctaggacactccaagtTCAAGTGGTTCTGACAGATTTAGACAGCCCGTATCAATCACAcacgagtgtggtgcaattttCGAGGTGATCCGGGTAGTATGGTACCCGGGTATTTGCTTGAGGGCCCGGGCTATAATGATGATTGTTCGGGAAGAGAAGAAGTACCCGGGTCTACAGGAAAGTACCCGGCATATTGGTTCTGATCTGGGCTATCCAAGTAATAAGCCGGGTTAATGATGACCCAgatccttatgggggtatcaccaaACTTGTATACCTTGTGCACTCACAAAAAAACCAAGGAAAACAAGTTTGCTTATACAAAAATAACACGTCTTTAAATTATCATACAACTTTTCAGCTTTAAGTATTGTAAGTACGAGTTTCCAATGTTCAATATGCTTATCCAAGCttttgctatacactaggatGTCATCAAagtatacaataaatttttttcctttatgTGCATGCAAAACACAGTTCATCAATCTTATAAAGGTGCTAAGAGTGTTAGTTGAGCAAAAAGGCATGATTATCCACTCATACAACTCGTACTTGGTTTTTAAAGTAGTTTTCCACTAATCACCTTCTTTCATCTTAATTTCATGATAACCACTCCTAAGatcaatttttctgaaaatacttGCACCATGCAACTTATCTAACACATCATCTAGCATAGGTAAGAGATGCCTACACTAGATGGTTACGTTATTAATTTCCCTACAATCAACGCACATATACCATGACCTATcattcttaggaactaatagaACATGTACAACACTGGGAGATATGAACTAACGCACAAACCCTCTAAAGCTCACTTACATATCGTCAAAGTTCTTTAGACTCCTCTAAGTTGCTCCTATATGCTGGTCGGTTAGGAAATGCACTTCCGGACACCAAATccatttggtgctcaatcccttTCAAAGGTGATAGTCTTTgtaggtcattcatgaaaaaatattatttttttatgttaagagtattattttttattgtgaatatcggtagagttaaTCCATCTCATAgacaaagattcgtgagaccatctcacaagaaacctactcattATTTGTAACTTTACTATTCATACGACTATGTTTATCAATTTTAAACATTCGCATGCCTAGCATAAAATTAAGTTTAGAATATAAAACTGGATTTCATTCATAATCTTATAATTTATTCGAGTGAACAATTCGATGacgtttataaaaaaaaattatatatattaatgtattatataataaaagTAATCAGCGTGCGTTATCCACTTAGTAAGATAATCTTTAATAACGCTTGACTTTTACTGCACATACTTTGTCTCGCGTTCTACACTTACACCCCACACGATATTAGACCGTAGGGCATCTCGCGCTTCAAATAAGTAATAACTATTATACAAGTTATAAACATAAATGACAAATTATagagaattttaaaaattttaattagcaAAAAAGTTGTGATATCAAAGGAAATGAAACTCACAActttcattttatttgaatcaaaattacagtttttgactattaaattgttaatttttttaaataagaacGAGTATCACAAGATATGGAATGATGATATGAAGTGCCATCGAGCCAAATAACCAACCACCGGAAGTGTAGGCCTTCAAAAATTCTTCAGGAGCTTGAAGTAATCTTACCGATTAATATGATAGTTCTAATAGATCAAGATAAGATGCCTTCAAACCTTGCTCCCACACACACAAGAAAATCTCGAGTAAATTGGTTCAGTTCCAGTTCTCCTAAGACATATCAAAACCAGCTACATAAGAGATGAAGCTTTCTATAACTTATAATACATTTTCTCCTTCCTTCAACAAATTCCCGGACAAAATGTCGCCTACCAGAGGTGAAAGACAAGCAGCAACTACCTGGGTAAACACAAAAAGATGATTGCATATTTCAACAAATTGGAGCATCGATCAACCTATCTTCCAACTCCATCACTCGACACACAATGAAATAAGACGACTCAAGCAGGCAACCATAAGACATATCTTCGGAGTACCTTGTTACAGATGTAAAACACAATAAATGAATAGACAGACTTACCAGAAAATGCCTCTAGAATTATTTGTAATCAAATGATGGTGGGGTTGGGGCATCAAAACTCTCCAAGACCTTTGTCTTGCTTTCATCACTAGTACTTTTCTCCTCCTTGCCACCACCGAAAAGGCCTCCAAAccatgaagaagatgaagatgacGAAGACCCACCTCCCAAACTCTCAATATTTGCAGGAGCTTGACCAGGAATTTGTCCCATTGGATATCCAGGCACACCAGTAACATTTGGTAGTGGCTCCTCCATTGGTGGGAGATTCTGAGGTGCactcatgattttatttaaCATGATTCCAGCTCCCTCAATCAGAGCAAGTAAAACACCACCAAACATAGCTGATCGTGAAGCAGCGCCTAATCCCTGACGCATCTGTAAAAATCCTCCTGTTGCAGCACCAGCAATGATCGAGTTCCAAGGATCCTCTTTCTGGCGGAGGTAGACCATTGTGCAATCAAATGTAGAAAAGAGTCCACCCCAAACAGCGAAACTACCACCAATGCGAGGTGCATTCATTCGAACTGCTTGAGTTCCACCAATAAGACGCTCACCTTTAGGGGAGTTGTAGATGCCCTTCAAGAAATGGAAAGCTGAACCACCAACAGCACCCATGCCAAATGCTCCCCCAACATCATCAAGGATACGATCAGGGCAAGGTTCTCGTGATGTTTCTGGAGTCCCCATGGATCACTCACAAGGTGAAGTCGAAAGGAATTGACAGATACAGTTCAGGCTACCTGCAGAGAAAGCAAACTTGCTAGCAAGCGTTTGATGGATCTTGATCTTTACCTTGCTACCGTTTAACACACACTCTTGAGCAGTCAATCCAAATCTTTAGCAAACGAGTATAAAATTTTAACTACTAGGATGATGAACATATGGGTAAGAAAGCTAAAATCAGGAAAACAAGTATTCCAAGATTATTCGTGACTCCGGCTTCCATAAATAATTGATTAATCCACCACCACTGAAAGACTTTCTTATAAAATGGAGACCATTAGTCTATACCAAGcaaaaaaataacacaaaactaagtaaatcaaaacacaagtaATTTACTGCAGCATCTCACAAAGGTTTTCTAAGTCTTTATACTTTTTCAACACTTTTGCTTCTGTTAGATTTATGACAACAAATCCTTGGATTAAGGTAGTTTTTTAGCACCAATGAAGAAAAAATACAGAGAGTTGTTTAGCATATCAGCAGATGTATAATTGATTTTGCCGTTAATCCATCATGATAGGGTTTTCAACATTTGACACATTCAATTCTAGATCGTTCTGCACCTTGGTCAACCTGAAAAATGTACGTACCCAATGGAGCCCAGAagtttcatcgatgacatattctggagttttttttatacaaatttTATCCATTTGAGGGGGATGAAAGCAGCTGGTCCACTCCAGTATGGATCCCTAAGACCTCCAAGTAAGAAATTTGTAATCTTACAAAAGGGGGAAGCAAGTTCCAACAGTGACCTAGCCAAATAATTATACAGAATCTGGAATTTTTGCATAAAGCATGAAAAAATTTATCAGCCATCCACTCTCTGATTATTATCATTAATAAACGCAgaaattaacataaaaagcgCTAAAATCTAAGATCGAGTCATGAAACACACAATCAATGAAAATCGGCCACAGATTACGGAACGAGAACACAATAGCGAACGAAAATCTTCGAAACAAGAATCAGGTCTTACCTTGAATTCTCGGTGGTGGCGGCTACTGCTGCTGCATGTGTAGAAGGAAAGGGTCACGCCTATTTAAACAATCGGGCAATATTGAAGCCCATTATGTTGGGTTGGGCCAAAATATATTACAGGCTTTAAACAGAGGTCACAAACAATTGGATTAGCGTAAAATGGCCCATGGGCCCGCGACAACCGAAATATACCCCATTTCAGGAGAGAGGGAGAGAAGCATTGCTGGGTCATCTCTCTTGATATACACCACTATTTTTGGTAGTACAACCTTTTTCGAGCCACTCCCTGCCCTAATTCCCcctttttatttttggttacaATTTTCTGAATCTACTTGTTCACACGCATGCATGTTTCATCGGGTTTCATATAATCAGAAGCCAACTATCGATTGGTTATTGATCTCCTAGTTCTttacaatttatttattttttttgtgtgaAACTTTGACATTTTATTTGGGATCTGAGGGAAGAAGCTGGGTTTTGTTGAAGAATTATTCCTGGGATTCGTGAAAGAGTTGATGGGTTTCCGTAGATATGCCTCGACTGTGTAGCGGAGCGCGCCGAGGACGCCAACCCGCAGCTGTTCGACTCGACCCGTGCCAGGATACGCAAGCACCTGTATTTGTATGGAGAACCAGGCGTACTGCAGGGAGGAGAAATAAGGATAAGGAAGTTGTGGTTGAGGTTGAGGGTGCCGGTGTTTTGACGGAAACAACGTCGGATAAGGCTGTAGATAGTAACAGAGTTGAGGAAGTGAAAGAAGAGGTAGGGGAAAAGAAGATGAACGAGAATGACAGTGGTGCGCGTGGCAGTGGTGATAAGGGTGTGGGACCCGAGGATGAAGGAACTACCGCTCCTCTTCCTGAAAGGGTTGGTGAAATgttgtttcaattaatttttttttttgtgaatggGTATTTTGTACGCGTATATTGGCTTTTTCAGATTTAATTTGAAGAAGTTTATTTTGGACTAATATGTAAAAACTCTGCTGTCTAAGAGATGGATTAGATGATTATAAACGAGGATGACTTAAACTCAGGCTCTAAATTTCTCTGCGATTTTATATGCTTACATATTTTCTTGGTTCGCCGTTTGGGTTCTCCTGGACTAGGTCCGGACCGGGGCAATAAACTTCATATGGGGTTTGCTGTTGCTCTGTGCAGTGACTAAGCCAGGAATTGGTCTTAGGCCGTGAAATTGAAACCtaaaggtttttttttaaatatacggcactaaaagtatattttattttgtttcttaTTGAAATTGTCGTTTATTGGGAAATTTAAAATTCAGAGTAAACGGTCGTTCTTGTTGGCAACCTGCCTTCATTGCTTCTTCCTTCTTGGTGTAGCAATTGATACCGCAATGGTTGTTGCTATGTGTTATTTGGTGTAAAAATTGACAGGATGCTTGTTGTTATTTGCTACTTGGCGTAAAATCAACTTTTTGAGCGATCAAAATGTATCTTGTCTAGATGGCTTATATGGTTTTTTAGTTGTTACACTTATTTTAATACTATGCATCACATTGATGCTGTTATTAACTTTGTCCagtttattttttgtaaataaaaCCATCGCTAAAATAAACTGAATTAGaaagataaatgaaaagatCACATTGGTTTTAGTTCAATTTCATAAAGAATTCAGTATATGAGTTATTGATTCTTTCCAGCTTGGAGTGTCAGAGTTAATTGAATCTGCTTTATCCTTAACAGGTTCAAGTTGGTGGTTCTCCAGCTTATAGAGTTGAGAAGAAACTGGGGAAAGGAGGGTTTGGGCAAGTATATGTAGGTCGCCGAATCAATCCTCCAAATCCTAATGAAAGAACAGGTTCAGGAGCTGTAGAGGTATATACTTAGCATCCTGGCCCTATTTTCTGCAGCATTGATCTTTGTTTTGGTGACGGAACATTCTTTTGTTTCATAGGTTGCTATGAAGTTTGAACACCGGAGCAGCAAAGGCTGTAATTATGGACCACCATACGAGTGGCAAGTCTATAAGTGAGTGATTTCATTATTGTTTCTCTGTTGCTAAGTTTCAATATTTCTCTTCCATGAATGTTACATAATTGAACTAAATCACTATTTTTATTTAGTGTACTCGGTGGCAGTCATGGCATTCCACATGTACATTTCAAGGGACGACAAAATGACTACTATATAATGGTGGATTATCTTATCTCTAGTACATATCTTTTTCCATACCTTGTCTTTTCATTTTCCCTCCAaggataataataatatttttttctttttacagATCATGGATATGCTTGGTCCTAGTTTGTGGGACGTGTGGAACAACAATTCCCACATGTATGTCTCCTACGTAATTGATGATTTGTATACCTTTTGGCTTTTGTCTTTTATTATACGGCTTGCATGTAACATCATCATGCCCCTTTTGCAGGATGTCTATTGAAATGGTGGCATGCATTGCCATTGAAGCCATCTCCATTTTAGAGAAGTTACACTCTAGGGGGTAATCTTTTCAAATTACCTTTTCTTGAAAAACAATGACAATTTTTGTTTTAAGTTGGGAGTATCAGGGGAAGAGTTTTGGGAATATTTTGGGggaatgtttccagaaaattaaattgatattttgtgttgataTGTGAAAATGAAATTGTTTCTGAAGATGCCAATTCATGACAGAAATTGTAAAtacaattatttcaaattttagaattttgaataatttttgggttagaatataatatgataatataataatttttggaAATGGTGAGAAGTTTGTTTAAACAAATTGGTTATGTTGGAAGATTTGAATAGGATGGAAATATTATTCtgggaaaataaaataaaaatcaatggTAGTTTCTGTTTTTATTTTGGGGATGAGAAATTGTTTCTGGAAATAAGAAACAAACTTTGCTGATGTTTCTTATTGCATTTTTTGAAATATCGTGGAGATTAACGTATTTAATCCTGAAAGATTTGTAATTGCATCTTTTAGAGAGTGGTGTAGATATTGTTAATAGCTAGCATTGGTTTATGGGAGAGGCTGAGACTTGGATGCACCTACCACAAGGCTTAAGATCTGACAACTATCTTTGGGTCATAGAAAATCTgtagttggatgtttattgAGCTAATAGTTGATTTGGAAGAAAATCAATTATGTTCCCGTTGTAGTGTTATGATCACGTGGCATGGAGTTCAATCATCCTGTATTACTTCAAAAAATCTAATTAATATTATCCCTTATTTCTTCAGATATGTGCATGGGGATGTGAAGCCAGAAAACTTTTTGCTTGGTCCACCTGGTACAACTGACGAGAAAAAGCTCTTTTTGGTTGACCTTGGATTGGGTAATTTCTGTCAAACAGTAGCATATTTATGACAAAACAAATTGTAGATATAAGCAAGACATGCTTACTTGTGCCACTTTTATGAAATTTCAGCCACCCGTTGGCGTGATACTTCGACTAGCCTGCATGTTGACTATGATCAACGGCCAGACGTGTTCAGGTGAAGTTTTTTGTTGTTTTCCCATCTGGGATGAAATTTTATACTATTTCAAATCAATGgtaatgtttatgcatgaaaattttgggtTTTCAGGGGAACTGTGCGATATGCCAGTGCGCATGCCCATCTGGGAAGAACTGGTAGCCGTAGAGACGATTTGGAGTCCCTTGCTTAtactctcatttttcttctacGTGGTCGTCTTCCTTGGCAGGGGTTCCAGGTTGGCAATCGCAACTCCAAAAGCATGTTTGTTGACCATTTTATAGCGATTCTCATGCTTTGGTGCTTTTATAGGGTGAGAATAAAGGCTTCCTTGTGTGCAAAAAAAAGATGTCAACCTCTCCCGAAGCTCTTTGTTGCTTCTGCCCTGCACCTTTCCGGCAGTTTGTTGAGTATGTTGTGAACTTAAAATTTGATGAAAAGCCTAATTACGCGAAGTACATCTCCCTCTTCGATGGAATAGTTGGTCCAAATCCAGACATCAGGCCAATCAACACTGAAGGTGCTCAGAaggtatttgaatttttttagtaTATCTGGGATTATTTGTGGATGTTACATTAATTTGCTCACTTTTGATTTTGTTCTTACGGCACAATTTTTATCTCATTGAAGCTCATATATCAAGTGGGACAAAAGAGAGGACGGCTTATGATGGACGAGGATGAAGGTGGTGATGATGAGCAACCAAAGAAAAAGGTCCGTATTGGAATGCCCGCCACACAATGGATTAGCGTGTATAATGCTCGACGCCCTATGAAGCAAAGGCAAGCATTAATGGCTTAAGTTTCATCCTCTATTTTTCATTGGAACAGTAGTTATATCTTACATTTCTCCTTTAGATATCACTACAATGTCGCAGACACAAGGCTTTCTCAGCATATTGAGAAAGGAAACGAGGATGGACTATTTATTAGCTCTGTGGGATCTTGCTTAAATCTATGGGCTCTAATAATGGATGCTGGAACTGGATTTAGTGATCAAGTTTATGAACTCTCACCTCATTTTCTTCACAAGGTTTCTTTTTTTCTGCGTACATCCAGTCTGTAGTTTTTAATCTACATGTCACACCAGctcaaaattaatttaaaaagcaAAGTTTGAAAAAATTATCGGTATTATTTTTAGCCGAGGCTCTAAATCTTTACGATTGGAAATATAATATCGAGCCATTGttaaaataattgaatttcagacaccattaattaattatattgtcATTAGGAATGGATAATTGATAAGTGGGAGAAGAATTTCTACATCAGTGCGATAGCAGGGGCGGACAACGGGAGCTCGTTAGTAATCATGTCTAAAGGTGTTAGTTTCACAATTCACAAATTTTTACACTTGCTACTATTACATGCCGTTAACCTCGAGTTTTACTTTCGAAATACAGGTACTCAGTATTTGCAACAATCATATAAAGTTAGTGAATCATTTCCGTTCAAGTGGATCAATAAAAAATGGCGAGAGGGATTCTATGTCACTGCCATGGCTACTGCTGGATCCAGATGGGCAATTGTTATGTCTCGTGGGGCAGGGTTTTCCGATCAGGTTCATGTTGTTATGTTACGGTTACCAGTTTATCAAACCCAAAAGAATGTAGTCTCATTGTATCTATTCATTAAACTCTAGGTTGTGGAGTTGGACTTTCTTTATCCCAGTGAAGGTGTTCATAGAAGGTGGGAAGCTGGGTACCGTATCACTTCGATGGCAGGGACAACAGATCAGTCGGCTCTTGTTCTTAGCATGCCCAGAAGAAAACCAACAGATGAAACACAGGAGACCCTTCGAACTTCTGCTTTTCCGAGTGCGCATGTCAAGGTtggcatttttttaaaattatgtatCTTTCTTTTCTCGTtcttttaacatttattatcCCTTGTGATTTTTCTTGAAACCTGTAAACTATTTTACTTTCAGGAAAAATGGGCAAAAAATCTTTACCTTGCTTCCGTTTGCTATGCAAGAACCGTATCTTGAAACATAGGAAATTTTCGGCTGATTGAGCTGTCCTTTCCTCATTCGAGTCAAAGCGAGCCAAAGATGCTGGGTTTTTGTTCACCGGAGCAAAGAAGAATCACCATTGTTCCATCAGTCACGGAGTCGGCTGGTTGTGCGGACCAAACTTGTTAGCCTATGCTTCTCTTAGCATCAAAATTACCGTGCAGTGACCAGCAATTTTCTATATGGTTTATGCACCGACAGATCTGCCTTCATTGCATAGAAAAGTTTGTATCATGTTTTGAACTAACAATCGTTTGAAGATAATTAAGAAAAGAGTGCATAGCCTAATATTGCGTTCTTCAATGTAGGCTGCAATTTATATTAAGTTACCCTTTGAGAGTTTCACTTTCCTATTTTTTCATTGTTAGCTAAAGAACATTGTGTCATAATATTCAAACATAAAATTCTTGTTTAAGAATCGACTGACTTATAACTCATCTAACATTGAAATCTTGGGTTTGGGACGAGTTGTCAAAGAAAAATTGAGCTATTGTCTTCCTAAATTCGTATGTGGTAGATACTACTCTGCCTTCGTATATGATGAATAATATAAACAATAAGGCGTTATTAAATAGCCTAGATTATGCGAGCTGGTCACTCCAGCTAACAAGATAAAAGTACGAAGGAAGAAAATTTATTATACCAGTGGTTTTAAGAAGAGACGGAAGAGATAAATAGAAAGCCCTCGACGCAGataaataattgttttgttttttatgggttttttaaagctttatattatatttatgaattataataataatatataaaatatgagaggataaatattttttttaattagaaCACACACGGGGAGAGGGGAGATCGAACATGGGAGGGGAGCCAGCTAATCTGGCAAGTGAGAACACTGGGCTACAAGCCCGGTCTCAAATATGAGAGGATAATTAGTCGAATGGAAATACAGAACACTATTAGTTCCAATAGTATTTTCTCTAAGACAAGTGTTTACCTCGTACGTGATAAGAATTTCCAATTCATGTGATATTTTTTGTCCCCcacaataattttaatatttaaacatggcatggatattcactaaaaaaaacactgaaataaataattaaaagtgaATTTATTCCATTTCGGCCAGTTTCTCTAGATTTGATTAGGGGTGGTAGACCATAAATTCATAGTGGGTGTTCTTGAATAAAATTGACCATTAATTAgaatcaaatttatttattcaaaaatgcTAATTGGACCACAATTGTTAGGTATCTTGTGATACGATCTTAcagatctttatctgtgagatgagtcaactctaccgatattcacaataaaaaataatattcttagcataaaaagtaatattttttcatggatgacccaaataagagacctatatcacaaaatatgatctcTAAAATcgtatcacacaagtttttgccaattcATAATTGTCATTCAATTTGTTCCATATTACTGGTTGGTATTATGTTTGACTTTTATATTGcccatatttttttaaacacaAGTGATCTTTTCATATTCTAAAACAGAATTAATATTCCTTTAATACATTAGGTATATATCATTGAACTATTAATTTGGTATATCGATCATTGCAAATGACTCAATATTATTTACTTTTTTTGAAAATGGAGTTTTTCCacaatttaaaattacaaatgatataaaaaaagtgcaattatttttgtaaatatcTTCATTGATGGTGCCAAGTTTCTTAAAATTTACAATGCTAAAAATCTTGTTTATAAAACAACTTCCACATCAGAGCAGTAGTTTTATGAATCTAGATTATCGAATGAAAACTATGAACTCTAatgacataaatattttaaaaatgtaatagaaaatatttaaagaCACATCATTTACTGGTAATATTTGACttttcaataatatatttatgaCCCAGTGGGTAAGATCATCGTTGAAATTAGCAAACAACTATAATATAAAACAAGAATTTACTgtactaattttaaaatatttcatgttctaaTCATacgtagcaaataatacatatatatacacatgcaGCTtcaaaataaatcttttaataatATAAGTTGGCGTAAAAACCGTAAGCATATATCatttttataaatcattttagcatATGACAACATAAATCGTTTCctcatcatatatcattttgggtgaagtttgatactTGAAAGTGACTATCTTTTATCATTCATCATCTTGTCGACTCATCAGTTTATATACACCAAGTACTTGAGGGCGGAGCGTCAGCAACTCTCGTCACTGAGCTgtggtaaaaaataaaaatacgatcgttgggctcccttTGTGGCCTTCTCCCATAATGGGCTTTCTCTAGagtcttttccctcacgatatcccta from Primulina tabacum isolate GXHZ01 chromosome 14, ASM2559414v2, whole genome shotgun sequence includes:
- the LOC142525041 gene encoding casein kinase 1-like protein HD16, with product MPRLCSGARRGRQPAAVRLDPCQDTQAPVFVWRTRRTAGRRNKDKEVVVEVEGAGVLTETTSDKAVDSNRVEEVKEEVGEKKMNENDSGARGSGDKGVGPEDEGTTAPLPERVQVGGSPAYRVEKKLGKGGFGQVYVGRRINPPNPNERTGSGAVEVAMKFEHRSSKGCNYGPPYEWQVYNVLGGSHGIPHVHFKGRQNDYYIMIMDMLGPSLWDVWNNNSHMMSIEMVACIAIEAISILEKLHSRGYVHGDVKPENFLLGPPGTTDEKKLFLVDLGLATRWRDTSTSLHVDYDQRPDVFRGTVRYASAHAHLGRTGSRRDDLESLAYTLIFLLRGRLPWQGFQGENKGFLVCKKKMSTSPEALCCFCPAPFRQFVEYVVNLKFDEKPNYAKYISLFDGIVGPNPDIRPINTEGAQKLIYQVGQKRGRLMMDEDEGGDDEQPKKKVRIGMPATQWISVYNARRPMKQRYHYNVADTRLSQHIEKGNEDGLFISSVGSCLNLWALIMDAGTGFSDQVYELSPHFLHKEWIIDKWEKNFYISAIAGADNGSSLVIMSKGTQYLQQSYKVSESFPFKWINKKWREGFYVTAMATAGSRWAIVMSRGAGFSDQVVELDFLYPSEGVHRRWEAGYRITSMAGTTDQSALVLSMPRRKPTDETQETLRTSAFPSAHVKEKWAKNLYLASVCYARTVS
- the LOC142525042 gene encoding mitochondrial import inner membrane translocase subunit TIM17-2-like; the encoded protein is MGTPETSREPCPDRILDDVGGAFGMGAVGGSAFHFLKGIYNSPKGERLIGGTQAVRMNAPRIGGSFAVWGGLFSTFDCTMVYLRQKEDPWNSIIAGAATGGFLQMRQGLGAASRSAMFGGVLLALIEGAGIMLNKIMSAPQNLPPMEEPLPNVTGVPGYPMGQIPGQAPANIESLGGGSSSSSSSSWFGGLFGGGKEEKSTSDESKTKVLESFDAPTPPSFDYK